The Stigmatopora argus isolate UIUO_Sarg chromosome 16, RoL_Sarg_1.0, whole genome shotgun sequence genome has a window encoding:
- the anxa4 gene encoding annexin A4: MAAIGNRGTVTEASGFDPEADMQKLRGAMKGAGTDESAIIEVLAHRTIAQRQRIKEAFKQAVGKDLADELSSELSGNVRSVVLGLLMLAPMYDASELRNAIKGAGTEEACLIDILASRSNDEITTINEVYKKQYGKKLEDDVIGDTSGMFQRVLVSLLTAGREEGDQVNEAQALQDAKEIYEAGEARWGTDEVKFLTVLCVRNHKHLLRVFEEYQKISGRDIEESIKREMSGSLEGVFLAIVKCIRNKQAFFAERLYKSMKGLGTTDTVLIRIMVSRAEIDMLDIKAQFLKMYGKTLHSFIKGDTSGDYRNILLKLCGGE; the protein is encoded by the exons ATGGCAGCG aTCGGAAACCGTGGAACAGTCACCGAGGCATCTGGGTTCGACCCAGAGGCGGACATGCAGAAACTTCGTGGGGCGATGAAGGGAGCGG GCACTGACGAATCCGCCATCATCGAAGTATTAGCACATCGTACAATCGCCCAGAGGCAGCGCATCAAGGAGGCCTTCAAACAGGCAGTGGGGAAG GACCTGGCCGATGAACTGTCCTCAGAGCTGAGTGGGAATGTCCGCAGCGTGGTGCTGGGACTGCTCATGCTGGCACCCATGTACGACGCCTCTGAGCTAAGAAACGCCATTAAG GGGGCCGGAACAGAGGAGGCGTGTCTCATCGATATTTTGGCGTCCAGATCTAATGATGAGATTACAACCATCAATGAAGTTTACAAAAAGC AATACGGGAAGAAGCTGGAAGACGATGTGATTGGTGACACATCAGGAATGTTCCAGAGGGTTTTGGTCTCTTTACTAACG GCTGGACGCGAAGAAGGCGACCAAGTCAACGAGGCCCAGGCTTTGCAGGATGCCAAG GAAATCTATGAGGCAGGCGAAGCTCGCTGGGGCACGGATGAGGTGAAATTCCTGACAGTGCTCTGTGTCAGGAACCACAAGCATCTGTTACGGG TATTCGAAGAATACCAGAAGATTTCTGGCAGAGACATCGAGGAGAGCATCAAGAGGGAGATGTCAGGTTCTCTGGAGGGTGTCTTCCTGGCCATAG TCAAATGCATAAGGAACAAGCAAGCCTTCTTCGCTGAACGCCTGTACAAATCAATGAAG GGTCTGGGCACCACGGACACCGTGCTCATAAGGATCATGGTTTCCAGGGCTGAGATTGACATGTTGGACATCAAGGCGCAGTTCCTGAAGATGTATGGCAAGACTCTACACTCGTTCATTAAG GGAGATACATCTGGAGACTACCGCAATATCCTGCTGAAGTTATGTGGAGGAGAGTAA
- the LOC144091048 gene encoding prolactin-releasing peptide receptor-like, whose product MHFTVNASQTLTLPQCAPIMQTNGSDVLQDLYEVAVNDKSSNRSSQFADVAMLQTFKPLIIPCYALVVAVGVFGNYLLLYVICRTRKMHNVTNFFIGNLAFSDMLMCVTCVPFTLAYAFNPHGWVFGRFMCYLVYLIQPVTVYVSVFTLTAIAVDRYYVTVHPLKKRTSVTTCVWVLVGIWLLSCGLVTPAVSHTYHVEFKEEGFTICEEFWLGQEKERRAYAYSTLLITYVLPLSAVFVSYFCITVKLKKCVAPGHRTQEKANAQQARKRKIFRLIALLVSAFAVCWLPIHVFNMLRDIDIHLINKRFFLLIQLLCHLCAMSSSCCNPFLYAWLHDRFRSELRKMLKGPNRVGAPLNRYPAGVAL is encoded by the exons ATGCACTTTACAGTTAATGCATCACAG ACCCTGACGTTGCCACAGTGCGCCCCCATCATGCAGACCAATGGCAGTGATGTACTCCAAGACCTTTATGAAGTAGCGGTCAATGACAAATCCAGCAACCGCAGCTCGCAGTTTGCTGACGTAGCCATGCTCCAGACGTTCAAACCCCTCATCATCCCGTGCTACGCTCTCGTAGTGGCGGTGGGCGTTTTCGGCAACTACCTGCTCCTTTACGTCATCTGCCGAACACGAAAGATGCACAACGTCACCAATTTTTTCATCGGTAACCTGGCCTTTTCCGACATGCTCATGTGCGTGACGTGCGTGCCGTTCACCCTGGCCTATGCCTTCAATCCTCACGGTTGGGTGTTTGGCCGCTTCATGTGCTACCTGGTCTACCTTATCCAGCCGGTCACTGTTTATGTTTCGGTCTTCACGCTCACTGCCATCGCTGTGGACAG ATATTATGTGACAGTGCACCCTTTGAAGAAGCGCACCTCCGTGACCACCTGCGTTTGGGTCCTCGTCGGGATCTGGCTGCTGTCCTGCGGCCTGGTCACGCCAGCGGTGAGCCACACGTACCACGTGGAGTTCAAGGAAGAAGGCTTCACCATCTGCGAGGAGTTTTGGCTAGGCCAGGAGAAGGAGCGACGGGCTTACGCATACAGCACCTTGCTGATCACCTACGTCTTGCCCCTCTCCGCCGTTTTCGTCTCCTACTTTTGCATCACGGTCAAGCTCAAGAAATGCGTGGCGCCCGGTCACCGAACCCAGGAGAAAGCCAACGCCCAGCAAGCCCGCAAGAGGAAGATTTTCCGCCTCATCGCCCTTCTCGTGTCAGCCTTTGCCGTTTGCTGGCTGCCCATTCACGTTTTCAACATGCTGCGAGATATCGACATTCACCTGATTAACAAGCGCTTTTTCCTTCTCATTCAGCTGCTCTGCCACCTGTGCGCCATGAGCTCATCTTGCTGCAACCCTTTCCTCTACGCATGGCTGCACGACCGATTCCGCTCGGAGCTGAGGAAGATGCTCAAGGGCCCCAACCGTGTCGGAGCGCCGCTCAACCGCTACCCCGCTGGCGTGGCCTTGTAA
- the brf2 gene encoding transcription factor IIIB 50 kDa subunit, translating to MSAGASKCPLCGSSSLVEDDHHAQRQVVCADCGTVVSEGALIHDQFEGAAVSYNRTTAVAKRPCLNQIKGQQRLTTLCRVLRVNSEIETQASTYFGQAYEHESFLNVSLQKKDNLAGCCVLVSCRQLNWPITIGTVACLLDADIATLGAIYLEMVQVLKIQAPLVNISDMMEAHCQEYKISSLDVHENFAENCKDLNKRALSLLEMAADSWIVTGRKPLPLMMAAVYLAWQSLNPNKIRLKMSLDRFCAIAKVRKNQTAAKRVGEIKSVLCKLGQEIPWLTGSVTMDNVAWHVADVVKNRYALLQRALKRHEETTQVESQPSSEMENPSDPEDQTQCTSVPNSEEGDRAAVDDEDFNQNCEPNWGKRMLFAPPCVIQPKRRKVVLEAIKDVAEDEEISDSEIESYIRTPREVKEFVLMQKALELHSEKGKC from the exons ATGTCCGCAGGGGCATCAAAATGTCCTTTATGCGGCTCGTCCAGCCTTGTCGAAGACGACCACCACGCTCAGCGTCAAGTGGTCTGTGCAGATTGCGGCACGGTTGTGTCCGAAGGGGCTCTCATCCACGATCAGTTCGAAGGAGCTG CCGTCAGTTACAACCGCACAACTGCCGTGGCTAAAAGGCCATGTTTAAACCAGATCAAAG GCCAGCAGCGGCTAACTACTCTCTGTAGAGTCCTACGAGTCAACTCGGAAATTGAGACACAGGCGAGCACGTATTTCGGCCAGGCTTACGAGCACGAAAGTTTTCTGAACGTGAGCCTGCAGAAGAAGGACAACTTAGCCGGCTGCTGCGTGCTAGTGAGTTGCCGGCAACTCAACTGGCCCATCACCATCGGCACCGTCGCCTGCCTATTGGATGCCGACATAGCGACCCTGGGAGCCATCTACTTAGAGATGGTGCAGGTTCTCAAGATCCAAGCGCCGCTGGTCAATATTAGTGATATGATGGAGGCTCATTGTCAAGA GTACAAAATCAGCTCCCTCGACGTCCACGAAAACTTTGCCGAAAACTGCAAGGACTTAAACAAACGAGCCTTGTCCTTGCTAGAGATGGCCGCCGACTCCTGGATCGTGACTGGACGCAAACCCCTCCCCTTAATGATGGCGGCGGTCTACTTGGCCTGGCAGTCTTTAAACCCCAACAAAATTCGCCTGAAAATGTCCCTGGATAGGTTCTGTGCCATCGCCAAAGTCCGAAAGAACCAAACTGCTGCCAAAAGAGTGGGCGAGATCAAGAGCGTGCTCTGTAAACTGGGCCAAGAGATCCCTTGGCTAACAGGTTCGGTGACAATGGACAATGTGGCCTGGCACGTGGCTGATGTTGTCAAGAATAGATACGCGCTATTACAAAGGGCTTTGAAAAGGCACGAAGAGACCACGCAGGTGGAGAGTCAACCCAGCTCTGAAATGGAAAATCCATCCGACCCCGAAGATCAGACACAATGCACATCCGTCCCAAATTCCGAGGAGGGTGATCGGGCAGCAGTAGATGATGAAGATTTTAATCAAAATTGTGAACCCAATTGGGGTAAGAGGATGCTTTTTGCGCCACCCTGTGTGATTCAGCCCAAGAGAAGGAAAGTGGTGCTAGAAGCAATCAAAGACGTGGCTGAGGATGAGGAGATCTCAGACAGCGAAATTGAGTCTTACATTCGCACCCCGCGGGAGGTTAAGGAATTTGTTTTGATGCAGAAAGCTTTGGAGTTACACAGCGAGAAGGGCAAATGTTGA